DNA sequence from the bacterium genome:
CTATGGTTATTACAAGAGGAATACCAAGTGACGGAATCTATTTAAGTTATTGATTTTAATAATATATTATTGACGCCCCGGATCCTGGCAGCCATGCGAATACTTCTTAAAGTTCACAGTTCGTAACCGCTTTTGGGGGGTCGAGGCGACAGCTCTGAAAGCAAAACTTGGCAAGGCTTGGCGGCCTTGGCTATCTTGGCGCGATGGATTTCCCCTCACCCGAGATCGATCACTACCTTCGCGAAATCACTCCCGACAGCCCGCCCATCGTGGCCGAGGTCGAGGCCTTGGCGGCGGAGCGAAATTTTCCGATCATCGGCCCCTTGGTCGGGCGGGTGCTTTATCAGATCGTGAAAATCGCCGGCGCCAAAACCGTCTTCGAGCTCGGCAGCGGCTTCGGCTACAGCGCGCTTTGGATCGCCGCGGCCTTGCCCGAGAATGGCCAGATGATCTGCACCGAGTTCGACAAGGCCAAGGCCGAAGAGGGGATGCGCTTTTTGGATCGGGCCAAGCTCCGCCACAAGGT
Encoded proteins:
- a CDS encoding O-methyltransferase, translated to MDFPSPEIDHYLREITPDSPPIVAEVEALAAERNFPIIGPLVGRVLYQIVKIAGAKTVFELGSGFGYSALWIAAALPENGQMICTEFDKAKAEEGMRFLDRAKLRHKVIYEVGSALENFHRYQGPFDLIFCDINKQDYPKALDLSVPKLKPGGLFLADNTLWSGRILDPEDHSRETEGVRKFNEKIYAHPQLFSSILPLRDGLSLSLKR